The Deltaproteobacteria bacterium genome contains a region encoding:
- a CDS encoding VOC family protein, translating into MIPLERLTHVGLCVSDLERSLRFYRDLLGFRSVKEIEVEGEPADTLLGLRDVKLRAAYLERDGVTLELLRFARPPAPPPRRRTLHEHGLTHLSFRVADLDATLAAVRAAGERVLDETLIRVPASGAAACFVTDPDGQLIELVQSREGAPRAA; encoded by the coding sequence ATGATCCCGCTCGAGCGGCTCACGCACGTCGGCCTCTGCGTCTCGGATCTCGAGCGCTCGCTCCGCTTCTACCGTGACCTGCTCGGGTTCCGTTCCGTCAAGGAGATCGAGGTCGAGGGCGAGCCCGCCGACACGCTGCTCGGGCTCCGCGACGTGAAGCTGCGGGCGGCGTACCTCGAGCGCGACGGGGTGACGCTCGAGCTCCTCCGCTTCGCGCGCCCGCCCGCGCCCCCGCCGCGCCGGCGCACGCTGCACGAGCACGGCCTCACGCACCTCTCGTTTCGCGTCGCCGATCTCGACGCCACGCTGGCCGCGGTGCGCGCCGCCGGCGAACGCGTGCTCGACGAGACGCTCATCCGGGTGCCGGCGTCGGGCGCCGCGGCGTGCTTCGTGACGGATCCCGACGGTCAGCTGATCGAGCTCGTCCAGTCGCGCGAGGGGGCGCCCCGGGCCGCCTGA
- a CDS encoding MFS transporter, which produces MRGTGAGFCFNTGRYLAAAGPYLVGRALGSAPTPMDAIRWVALLPLGALVLVPLIVETHPRRAA; this is translated from the coding sequence TTGCGCGGCACGGGCGCGGGCTTCTGCTTCAACACGGGGCGCTACCTGGCCGCGGCCGGCCCCTACCTGGTTGGCCGGGCGCTCGGCAGCGCGCCTACGCCGATGGACGCGATCCGCTGGGTGGCGCTGCTGCCTCTCGGCGCGCTCGTCCTCGTCCCGCTCATCGTCGAGACGCACCCGCGGCGGGCGGCGTAG
- a CDS encoding acyl-CoA dehydrogenase, giving the protein MDFSYAPADEEFRREIRAWLAANPPARAERIPHDEASLAEEFAFLRDWQRRLHAAGYVGLLWPREYGGRGARPTAQAILNEELARARAPQLLNRVGVNNTGPTLIVHGNEAQKRRYLPNILSADEIWCQLFSEPGAGSDLAALRTRAEPAGDGFAVTGQKVWTSYAAFSDRAILLARTDPSLPKHRGITYFLLDMRSPGIRVRPLRQATGSTEFSEVFLDGVRVPREQVVGAVNQGWEIAMTTLAHERGTGFAFKEQVLQRIAVEDVIALARGSKRAADPVVRQEIARRWIDVEIMRLMNCRTLTRLERGEEPGPESSLVKLFWAELTQRLHELGLALEGPHAQLAEGRWQQAWLWSRVASIAGGTSEVQANIIAQRLLGLPR; this is encoded by the coding sequence ATGGACTTCTCCTACGCGCCCGCTGACGAGGAGTTCCGGCGGGAGATCCGCGCCTGGCTCGCCGCCAACCCGCCCGCGCGCGCCGAGCGCATCCCGCACGACGAGGCGTCGCTCGCCGAGGAGTTCGCCTTCCTGCGCGACTGGCAGCGGCGGCTCCACGCCGCCGGCTACGTCGGGCTCCTCTGGCCGCGCGAGTACGGCGGCCGCGGCGCCCGGCCGACGGCCCAGGCGATCCTCAACGAGGAGCTGGCCCGCGCCCGCGCCCCGCAGCTGCTGAACCGCGTCGGCGTCAACAACACCGGTCCGACGCTCATCGTGCACGGCAACGAGGCGCAGAAGCGGCGCTACCTGCCGAATATCCTCTCGGCCGACGAGATCTGGTGCCAGCTCTTCAGCGAGCCCGGCGCCGGCAGCGACCTCGCCGCCCTCCGCACGCGCGCCGAGCCGGCCGGCGACGGCTTCGCCGTCACCGGGCAGAAGGTGTGGACGAGCTACGCGGCGTTCTCCGACCGGGCGATCCTGCTCGCGCGCACGGATCCCTCGCTCCCGAAGCACCGCGGCATCACCTACTTCCTCCTCGACATGCGGAGCCCGGGCATCAGGGTCCGCCCGCTCCGGCAGGCGACGGGCTCGACCGAGTTCAGCGAGGTGTTCCTCGACGGGGTGCGCGTGCCGCGCGAGCAGGTGGTCGGCGCGGTGAACCAGGGCTGGGAGATCGCCATGACGACGCTCGCGCACGAGCGCGGCACGGGCTTCGCGTTCAAGGAGCAGGTGCTGCAGCGGATCGCCGTCGAGGACGTGATCGCGCTCGCACGCGGCAGCAAGCGCGCCGCGGACCCCGTCGTCCGCCAGGAGATCGCCCGGCGCTGGATCGACGTCGAGATCATGCGGCTCATGAACTGCCGCACGCTGACGCGCCTCGAGCGCGGCGAGGAGCCGGGTCCCGAGTCGTCGCTCGTGAAGCTCTTCTGGGCCGAGCTGACGCAGCGCCTCCACGAGCTCGGCCTCGCGCTCGAGGGGCCGCACGCGCAGCTGGCCGAGGGGCGCTGGCAGCAGGCGTGGCTCTGGTCGCGCGTCGCGTCGATCGCCGGCGGCACGTCGGAGGTGCAGGCGAACATCATCGCGCAGCGCCTGCTCGGGCTGCCGCGCTGA
- a CDS encoding carboxymuconolactone decarboxylase family protein yields MTSRPVRPRLAPLPREAWSEEVRTMIERTPGGATEPLNIFTTLVRHPTLVRRWLPFGTMLLTGELPPRDRELLILRTAWNCRSEYEWGQHVRIGLAAGLAQEEIDRVPAGPAAPGWSPFDAALLRAADELHADACVSDATWAVLAGRYAEPQLIEVPMLVGQYHMVGFTLNSLGVQREPGVPGLPLRGS; encoded by the coding sequence ATGACATCGCGTCCGGTTCGCCCACGTCTCGCGCCGCTCCCCCGTGAAGCCTGGTCGGAAGAGGTGCGCACCATGATCGAGCGCACGCCCGGCGGGGCGACGGAGCCGCTCAACATCTTCACCACGCTGGTGCGCCACCCGACGCTCGTCCGGCGCTGGCTGCCCTTCGGGACGATGCTGCTGACCGGCGAGCTGCCCCCGCGCGACCGCGAGCTGCTCATCCTGCGCACGGCGTGGAACTGCCGGTCGGAGTACGAGTGGGGCCAGCACGTGCGCATCGGCCTCGCCGCCGGCCTCGCCCAGGAAGAGATCGACCGGGTGCCTGCCGGGCCGGCTGCGCCGGGGTGGTCGCCGTTCGACGCCGCGCTGCTCCGCGCCGCCGACGAGCTGCACGCGGACGCGTGCGTCTCGGACGCGACCTGGGCCGTGCTCGCCGGCCGTTACGCCGAGCCGCAGCTGATCGAGGTGCCGATGCTCGTCGGCCAGTACCACATGGTGGGCTTCACGCTGAACTCGCTCGGGGTTCAGCGGGAGCCGGGCGTGCCGGGGCTTCCACTCCGAGGGTCTTGA
- a CDS encoding LLM class flavin-dependent oxidoreductase, with the protein MRVGMTVVFQNPHDGQSDHAVYADELRLADLAEPLGFDSIWGVEHHFTDYTMCPDVLEFLTYMAGRTRRVQLGSMVVVLPWHDPVRVAEQVSMLDTMSGGRLVFGIGRGLGRVEFEGFRVPMEESRGRFIESAEMILRGLEQGYCEYNGTFVKQPRKAIRPRPSRTFKGRTYAAAVSPESMRIMAELGVGILIIPQKPWDVVRDELAQYRAAYREVNGTDPLPTVCAGWTFCDPDAGRAREMAVRYIGGYWDSVLRHYELAKDHLKHTKGYEYYGRMSEIAAEHGTDALSEFFLSLQVWGTPEQCYAKVAGIRERVGCDTFVACFRYAGMPVDEAERSMRLFAREVLPELKTLGVEAPARPAPAEPRASSA; encoded by the coding sequence ATGCGAGTGGGAATGACGGTGGTCTTCCAGAACCCGCACGATGGGCAGTCCGACCACGCGGTCTACGCCGACGAGCTCCGCCTTGCCGACCTCGCCGAGCCGCTCGGCTTCGACTCGATCTGGGGCGTCGAGCACCACTTCACCGACTACACGATGTGCCCGGACGTCCTCGAGTTCCTCACCTACATGGCGGGGCGGACGCGGCGCGTCCAGCTCGGCTCGATGGTCGTCGTGCTCCCCTGGCACGATCCGGTGCGCGTCGCGGAGCAGGTCTCCATGCTCGACACGATGAGCGGAGGCCGTCTCGTCTTCGGCATCGGGCGCGGCCTCGGGCGGGTCGAGTTCGAGGGCTTCCGCGTGCCGATGGAGGAGTCGCGGGGGCGCTTCATCGAGAGCGCGGAGATGATCCTGCGCGGCCTCGAGCAGGGGTACTGCGAGTACAACGGCACGTTCGTGAAGCAGCCGCGGAAGGCGATCCGCCCGCGGCCCAGCCGGACCTTCAAGGGCCGCACCTACGCGGCCGCCGTGTCGCCCGAATCCATGCGCATCATGGCCGAGCTCGGCGTCGGCATCCTGATCATCCCGCAGAAGCCGTGGGACGTCGTCCGCGATGAGCTCGCGCAGTACCGCGCCGCCTACCGCGAGGTGAACGGCACCGACCCGCTGCCGACCGTGTGCGCCGGCTGGACCTTCTGCGACCCCGACGCTGGCCGCGCGCGCGAGATGGCGGTGCGCTACATCGGCGGCTACTGGGACTCGGTCCTCCGGCACTACGAGCTCGCCAAGGACCACCTGAAGCACACCAAGGGCTACGAGTACTACGGGCGGATGTCCGAGATCGCCGCCGAGCACGGCACGGATGCGCTCAGCGAGTTTTTCCTGAGCCTCCAGGTGTGGGGCACGCCCGAGCAGTGCTACGCCAAGGTCGCGGGCATCCGGGAGCGCGTCGGCTGCGACACCTTCGTCGCCTGCTTCAGGTACGCCGGCATGCCCGTCGACGAGGCCGAGCGGAGCATGCGGCTCTTCGCACGCGAGGTGCTGCCCGAGCTCAAGACCCTCGGAGTGGAAGCCCCGGCACGCCCGGCTCCCGCTGAACCCCGAGCGAGTTCAGCGTGA
- a CDS encoding MBL fold metallo-hydrolase: protein MELRELARDVYACLQPDRGLGTSNSGLVNRGGGLVVDTFWDLPHTRQLIDTYARVWKGPARRVVNTHRNGDHCWGNQLFPDAEVIGHRLCAAEFGKERPEFMQTLRNGGGSSDPVLAAFARRLADWDFSGIELRPPTTLVDERLSLSLDGIEARLVYVGPAHTSGDLIVHLPAERVVFTGDILFRLCTPVGWEGTFDRWIAALDRIVALEPAVIVPGHGPLCGVEGPKEMKAYLQYVRAESKRCFEEGLSALEAAKRIDLGPYAGWTEPERIVFQVERAYRELRGEAFDAPIDVTALFGAMYQLASQQRH from the coding sequence ATGGAGCTCCGCGAGCTCGCGCGAGACGTCTATGCGTGCCTCCAGCCCGATCGCGGCCTCGGCACCAGCAACTCGGGTCTGGTCAACCGCGGCGGCGGGCTCGTCGTCGACACCTTCTGGGACCTGCCCCACACCCGGCAGCTGATCGACACCTACGCCCGCGTCTGGAAGGGGCCCGCCCGGCGGGTCGTCAACACCCACCGCAACGGCGACCACTGCTGGGGGAACCAGCTCTTCCCCGACGCCGAGGTCATCGGGCATCGGCTCTGCGCGGCGGAGTTCGGCAAGGAGCGGCCCGAGTTCATGCAGACCCTCCGCAACGGCGGCGGCAGCAGCGACCCCGTGCTCGCCGCCTTCGCTCGGCGCCTCGCCGACTGGGACTTCTCGGGCATCGAGCTCCGCCCGCCGACGACGCTCGTCGACGAGCGCCTGTCGCTCTCCCTCGACGGCATCGAGGCGCGGCTCGTGTACGTGGGGCCGGCGCACACCTCGGGCGACCTCATCGTCCATCTCCCCGCCGAGCGCGTCGTTTTCACCGGCGACATCCTCTTCCGCCTGTGCACGCCGGTCGGCTGGGAGGGCACCTTCGACCGCTGGATCGCGGCGCTCGACCGCATCGTGGCGCTCGAGCCCGCGGTCATCGTGCCGGGGCACGGCCCGCTCTGCGGCGTCGAGGGCCCCAAGGAGATGAAGGCATATCTCCAGTACGTGCGGGCCGAGTCGAAGCGCTGCTTCGAAGAAGGACTCTCCGCGCTGGAGGCGGCGAAACGCATCGACCTCGGGCCTTACGCCGGCTGGACGGAGCCCGAGCGGATCGTGTTCCAGGTGGAGCGGGCCTACCGCGAGCTCCGGGGCGAGGCGTTCGACGCGCCGATCGACGTGACGGCGCTCTTCGGCGCGATGTACCAGCTGGCGAGCCAGCAACGGCATTAG
- a CDS encoding BrnT family toxin, with amino-acid sequence MFTWDANKAILNFEKHGVPFEEAATVFGDPDGLDWEDVGHSQREARRKRLGRSGNGRVLLVVYTIRRSRHGKEAIRIINARQASRKERKAYAGRPD; translated from the coding sequence GTGTTTACCTGGGATGCCAACAAGGCGATCCTCAACTTCGAGAAGCACGGCGTCCCCTTCGAGGAGGCAGCAACCGTCTTCGGTGATCCCGATGGCCTCGATTGGGAAGACGTCGGGCACTCTCAACGCGAAGCACGGCGCAAGCGATTAGGCAGGTCCGGAAACGGAAGAGTCTTGCTCGTGGTCTACACCATCAGGAGGTCGAGGCATGGCAAGGAAGCGATCCGGATCATCAACGCCCGTCAAGCGAGCCGCAAGGAGCGCAAGGCATATGCCGGACGGCCAGATTGA
- a CDS encoding BrnA antitoxin family protein: MARKRSGSSTPVKRAARSARHMPDGQIDFSDVPESTDEELSRARRVGRPRTGRTKQLIAIRLDPGLLAKLRRLARKQGKPYQTFIHELLDKATKRVA, translated from the coding sequence ATGGCAAGGAAGCGATCCGGATCATCAACGCCCGTCAAGCGAGCCGCAAGGAGCGCAAGGCATATGCCGGACGGCCAGATTGACTTTTCGGACGTGCCCGAGTCCACGGACGAGGAGCTGAGTCGAGCGAGGCGCGTCGGGCGCCCGAGGACGGGGCGCACGAAGCAGCTCATCGCGATTCGGCTCGACCCCGGGCTTCTTGCGAAGCTGCGGAGGCTGGCCCGCAAGCAGGGCAAGCCGTACCAGACCTTCATTCATGAACTCCTCGACAAGGCGACGAAGCGGGTGGCGTAG